CAAGAACCCGCTACAGTACATCAAAAATCTCTTCCCTTACtctgagaaggagaagaaaggCATTGAGCGAAGCCAGTGGTTCCAGAGAGAGGGTCGCGGTTACAACCTTGAGCAGAGCACCAAGCCGGCGACCTTGGGCCTCGCGTGGGCCGACTCGCCCGTGGCGCTACTATCCTGGATTCTTGAGAAGCTGCATGACTGGACTGATTCATATCCATGGACCGATGACGAGCTTTTGACTTGGATTTCCATCTACCAGTTCTCGACGGCTGGGCCCGAGGCCAGCGCGCGGATTTACTACGAGGTTGCGCACCCTAAGCCGCACACGGAGCATATTGCGTGGGTTCCGCGGGTGAAGCTTGGGTTATCTATCTTCCCCATGGACCTAATTGTTCCGCCGATGAGCCATGCCAAGACGCTGGGTCCCGTTGTATTTGCCGTCACGCATGGTGATGGTGGGCATTTCGCTGCTCATGAAAGGCCTGAGATATTGGTCAAGGATTTGAGGGAAATGTTCAGCAAGGGTGGTGGTGCGCACGATGTTGCAGAAGTGCTGTCGAAACAAAGTCTTCGATCAAAGTTGTAAATTAGTTTGGCAAAGTCGCTATGACTTTTACTTCTGGAATTGATCCTCAAACTCTTAATTTCATCTTCTTTTCAGGATGACCAGTTTTCAACCCTGTGAGAAACCAGCCCCGTAAGGTTTTTCGTCCCTTATGCccattaattaattatattttttaaacgcCATGTAAGAAGAATGTGCCATGCTGGCAACACATAATCAACGTTTATACATGGAGGATATTATCATCAGACTTCATGACGATGGGGTACTAAGCTGTGAGGTAGCCCATGGTTTCCCGAGTTAGCCGCAGCTAAATCTTTCGGGTCTGCTGGTAGATCCTGGCCAGGGTTGGCCTCTTCATAGTGAGCCCATTTCACAAATCGGTAATACGCAGCTGCAAGAGCGGCTCCCATGCATGGCCCAAGCCAGTAGATCCAGTGATAGTTTGGGAACGACCTGCCTGCAACGGCGCACCCAAAGCTGCGGGCGGGGTTGAGGGAGCCACCAGTGACCCAGACACCTATTTGATTATCAGAAACTCGTCTGGTGAGATTGAAGTAGAAAGTCTTCTTACCTGGAATGAGAATCATGAATAAAGCCAGCCCGACACCGATTGGTGCGAGGAAGGTATCGCGAGACTTCTCCACGGCCAACATGAAAACAACGATGACGAGCTGTGCGGTAAAGAACATCTCAAGGAAGAGTCCCTGGGCAACAGATGTCCCAATGCCAAGCAGCGAGTTTGCCTGCGAAACTTGGCCCGGAAACATGGCTTCGACCAGTCCGCCGGCGCACATCGCGGCCAGCATCTGAGCCGGCACGAGGAAAGCGGACCGCATCCACGGCAATTGACCGCCGAGAGAAAGGCCGAGAGTCACCTATTCTCGTTCATCAGCATGCGGCTCAACTAATGTGGCAGGCTATGGTTGTGTGCTCATGAAAATATATGCACTTACCGCAGGATTGAAGAGGCCTCCGCTGATGCGGTAAAAAGTCCAAACATTGACCAGCAGAGAGAGACCGTACGATAGAGCGATGAAGACTACGCCATCGCTGCTTAGCGTGCCATCGCCGGCCGAGGAAGCCCCCTGCTTGATCACCATGATGTTGCCGGCGTACGCAAAGTACAGGAAGAAAAAAGTGCCGACGAACTCGCCCGAGGCGGCAACGAGGTGGCCTCCCATAGCGCTGAGATGTGTTTGAGGGATTTCGTGGTGCTGCCCGTTGGCATGATCATGGTGGCGGTCCTGGGGTTTCGACATCTTTAAACTCTCCTCTCTCTATCTCCCTTCTGTTTCTGTTTTCCTCTGGCCTCTGAATCAGTTGCTTGCGTCGATGCTGGTAGCGCTATCACTATCAAGGGACATGGGTGGAAGGGAGAAACATCCGAGTGCAAGGGAGGGGACCCTTTTGAACATGTATGATGGCGACATTGTACCTACTTTAGGCATGGGGGAATAACAGCCATAGGGGGTAAACACAAAGGAATATCACAAAACGCCGCGCCAGAAATTCTCCGTTGGGGGTTTAGATCAACGGGTGTGGCTTGGAACGTGGTTAACTGGAAGCAGCTCTAATGACTCTTCGTGATGCGGTGCGCACGTCAGTGGTACCCCCATGGTGAGACATTTAGCCTGGCGCCCCCAATCATAGGTGCATTCGTTGAAGCTGCCGTAAGCCGCAGACGTGCTGGAATCTCTTAATCTGCCGCGCCGCCGTTCCCTTTCCAGACTCGATACGATGACAAGCGACCAGGCCGCGCGCCCGCCTTCATTACCCCATCATCGCGCGTTTGATTTGTTGACAAAGACTGAAATTCCTAAGTCTCACGCCTCGGTCGTCGCTCTTATTCTGCGTGGCTCTCTCCTCGTCTGGGACATTCCCCACGCCATCCACTTACGTGTGCTCCAGAATGCTCCATCTCAAGAAATCCGAAATAGAAAATCTAGCGTCCGTCCGCCAATTTTGTTAGTGTCTGGAACTAGGAGTCCCAAAAGCCTCCGTGCCGTCAACCGGTCAACGGAAACAGGCAGTAGGCAGAGAGGTTCGAGAAATTGTTTTGATGTTCGACAGAGGATTGCGTTGGTGCTTGTACCTGTTGGACACACTCTCATTTACATCAGATTGGTGCGACTCGGTTCAAATTGCCTTGTGTAAGTAGGATTCATCATTGAATTTGATGCTGGCTGCGCCGGTTAACAACATCGTATCACTTTGAAATGTTACGCCGAATACGAGATAGTCAAGATTCAAATATGCACTAGGAAGGCAGTTGCCGAAGTGCTGTGGGCCGTTCGTAAATCACTCACTCTCTTGTTTGCGTCATAGAGAACATGAGTACGGAGGAGATAACTTCCGTTATCAAATAGCGCTAGCAATTTAGTGAATAGCAATGTTTGCTCAGTTCTCAAATAGATGGTATGGGATCTCTAGTCGCTTTttctatcggattagaagtctaatttgaccgcggcatatagccgactgcgcaggggccaattgggggccctatttataattatcgtagctagcctaacctatagttagaacctcctttttatacctacgcagatatttatatagtttaattaatctcttcgttaactatagttcgaactaactaccctataatagggatactaatactaattagtagttaaattctattattataaatcggtaaggtatctcgctacgtagaagagacgacctcttaataccgcacgggataagagattcgtactaattaaccttatagaagtagacgaaaaaggaggcgattttcgaatactatacggaatcgagtaattataaccctttactacttacgagaggtcgacgtctattacgttaaactacgctagttaacggaaccgcttaggtaattagtattttaccgtcgccttaagtagccttttttattaaataacttccccgcagccggcccgcgattagaaattaactagctaaattagtaaaaagaattcCCCGTACgacgactacttacctaattaactagcgcgacgaacgggcttaataatacggtataaaagagtattacgcaattaaaaaaggggatctctaaacgtaaatattcttacttagcgACGAAAGTGaccttataggagttattaagctaagagatttacggtatatagaaaagtctacTACTACggggattttataagtatgcccttaagcccgcaatctaaacgacctctttatagctcccttaactaccccccgggtattacttaggaatatagtataggggacggtctaacgagggaggaggggatttagaggtcctaatagtattaagttaagagtattacggatctcggagattaacctaggaaaaaagcggctaccctaaagtagtcctatgacctcccgctagagttattattagcttaagaaaaggctaaaaaaacgaggatctaagggaaaagaaaagaattctctaaagggccgctaaagggcttctttttatactagcttataatataaaattactaattttaagaaatcggtaactagtaaagatcccgagactaattactatatcttattacggtaatataaacgtctgccgctactattattaaaaggaactactagaacctacccttttatactaaacgaaaaggaggatcttagtaagtataatagctagcgatctagaagggtagtagtaatcgttagaaataataaaaacgagagtagtagcgagacggcgagaggaagcgggaatctcttagaccccgataaattcgtcgggtagtaaaagtacggatttactacgactagcgcgcggattagatatatccctattaagattaaatacgctaataactactaatataaatataagctaaagtacgacccttagtaagttaaggtaaaaaagaagaggacgaaacccgatcctaaatagaatcctaatcccttataagtaggtaaatattaacccggactattaggggacgtaaatatataaaatcgcggattagcctaatagcgagtaaattaacgcggtattaatctatttaactaaggtttataaaaaaaaggggctataggggtaacccctattttataagatcgtagacgaccttagctattaactagacgaatagttcgtaagcgcaagcctaggaattgcgaaagcggttaataaatttttttataagcgaggggtactactaacgcaattataatcgcaagaACCTTACGAAATCCTAATAGCAACGATTAcggaagaggaattcgtaatatagacctaggcataagtcgatagggcgtataatcgctttaacgaatttagaaaaaaggtaaacgacctagatttccttcttataattactaatagcaatctatcgttatagaaggatatatagaggcaaaatatagtactagaagtacgataattaataattctacctatttcgatctatagctcgtcgccgctactaatacgaaattcggtactaatcggctagtaagaaaggaagtaaactacccgaagttattaataatacgtagtaacgtagggatcgtatataaataccgaaaatctaatagtaaatacgaagtagtttataaaccttaaaaagatcttcctaaaagagaaattgtactctagggggaagtatgaggtcttataaaaaaccctaa
The Colletotrichum lupini chromosome 6, complete sequence DNA segment above includes these coding regions:
- a CDS encoding aquaporin rerated protein, other eukaryote; this translates as MSKPQDRHHDHANGQHHEIPQTHLSAMGGHLVAASGEFVGTFFFLYFAYAGNIMVIKQGASSAGDGTLSSDGVVFIALSYGLSLLVNVWTFYRISGGLFNPAVTLGLSLGGQLPWMRSAFLVPAQMLAAMCAGGLVEAMFPGQVSQANSLLGIGTSVAQGLFLEMFFTAQLVIVVFMLAVEKSRDTFLAPIGVGLALFMILIPGKKTFYFNLTRRVSDNQIGVWVTGGSLNPARSFGCAVAGRSFPNYHWIYWLGPCMGAALAAAYYRFVKWAHYEEANPGQDLPADPKDLAAANSGNHGLPHSLVPHRHEV